CCATTATGTCTAGAAAAAACAGTCGCAAAACTATGTTCTTCCATTATGTCATAAATCACTTTTTTATCTGCCATTTTAAACTGTGAAGGAATATACATTATAAACCACCTTTAGATTTATTTTGTAAGTTTTTTAGTCATGATAAAATCCATTTGTTCTTCGTTACCCATGTAAAAGGAATGAGTTCCAATTTGGACAAATCCTTTTCTCTTATAAAAAGCAATGGCATTTTTATTTTTTTCCCATACGCCTAACCAGATTTTCTTTTTATTGCGTGCCAATGCAATTTCCATTGTTTTTTTCAGTAAATAGTTACCGATTCCACGATTGTGAAAGCTGTTCTTTACATAAATCCTTTCAATTTCCAGGGCTTCCTCACCCATGTCTTCAGATTGAGCATCATTGGTATTGACCTTTAAATAGCCAGTGACCTCATTATTAACATAAGCAAAAAAGAAAACCGATGAGATATTGAACAATTCCTTTTCCAACTGTTTTAAATTAAAGGCTCGTTCTAAATAAGCTTTCATATTTTCTGGTGAATTTTGATCTTTGAAGGTATCGTAGAATGTTTCGGTACTTATTTCTTGGAGTAGTCGTAAATCATCAAGATTGCACTTTTTTATTTTTACAATCATGTTAAATATCTCGCTCCTTATATCATCAATA
The genomic region above belongs to Bacillus sp. A301a_S52 and contains:
- a CDS encoding GNAT family N-acetyltransferase, encoding MIVKIKKCNLDDLRLLQEISTETFYDTFKDQNSPENMKAYLERAFNLKQLEKELFNISSVFFFAYVNNEVTGYLKVNTNDAQSEDMGEEALEIERIYVKNSFHNRGIGNYLLKKTMEIALARNKKKIWLGVWEKNKNAIAFYKRKGFVQIGTHSFYMGNEEQMDFIMTKKLTK